One window of the Spea bombifrons isolate aSpeBom1 chromosome 8, aSpeBom1.2.pri, whole genome shotgun sequence genome contains the following:
- the CAPNS1 gene encoding calpain small subunit 1: MFLINQYMGGGRGGGFGGGGGGFNASGVLGGLFNVISDAAANYRPDPPPPRSHVSTIEANESEEVRQFRRLFSQLAGEDMEVSPSELMGILNKVVARHQDLKTDGFSLDSCRSMVAVMDSDSTGKLGFEEFKYLWNNIKKWQNIYKRYDTDRSGTIGSNELPGAFQSAGFQLNGQLYQMIIRRYSDEKGEMDFDNFICCLVRLDSMFRAFKALDEDGDGQIKVTIQEWLQLTMYS; the protein is encoded by the exons ATGTTCCTGATCAACCAGTATATGGGAGGAGGCCGCGGAGGTGGATTCGGAGGTGGAGGTGGAGGCTTTAACGCATCTGGAGTCCTGGGAGGACTTTTCAACGTCATCAG TGATGCTGCGGCAAACTACAGACCAGACCCTCCG CCTCCACGTAGTCACGTTTCCACCATCGAAGCGAACGAGAGTGAAGAAGTGAGGCAGTTCCGGCGGCTCTTCAGccagctggcaggagag GACATGGAAGTCAGTCCCTCGGAGCTGATGGGAATCCTTAACAAAGTGGTTGCAAGAC ATCAGGATTTGAAGACCGATGGCTTTAGTCTGGACTCGTGCCGCAGTATGGTGGCCGTCATGGAT AGTGACAGTACCGGAAAATTGGGCTTTGAAGAGTTTAAGTATTTGTGGAACAACATCAAAAAATGGCAG AATATATACAAGAGATACGACACAGATCGCTCGGGGACCATAGGCAGCAATGAGCTTCCTGGAGCCTTCCAATCAGCAG GTTTTCAGCTGAATGGCCAGCTGTATCAGATGATCATTCGTCGTTATTCTGATGAGAAAGGAGAGATGGATTTCGATAACTTTATCTGCTGTCTGGTGCGACTGGACTCCATGTTCC GTGCCTTTAAAGCCCTGGATGAAGATGGAGATGGTCAGATTAAAGTGACAATTCAGGAG TGGCTCCAGTTAACCATGTACTCGTAA